The segment CCGATGAAGTACCTTCGAATTCTTTCACTTGCTTGTTTTTAACAGTGTAATCATATTGTGGGTCAAGACTATTTTAAAAATATGAAGCTTCTAAGTTATTTGGATTTCTCCAATATATGTATATTGAATATTTGCCAAGATTTGTTGACGGTTTATTCAACCTCCAGATGTTGATGAGTGTAAGTTTATGTCTGGAAGAATTGCCAAAGGAAATATGGAAGCTTGAAAACTTGAGACATATTGATGTCAGTGAAACTAATATGGacatttttgaactattttttatCATGTGTACGATCTACATCCACTTGTCCATAAAGGAATCTTTGAACTATTTTACGAGTTGTTATTAATGTAAACGGATCAaaacatatgtgttttttttttaggatcctgattttttttttgaaattttgtgATAAAATCATAAAGATTTCCCTTCCCGTGAAATCGACCAAGCAGAAGAGAAGCCCAAAAGCACAATTAATTGACGTGTTTTTTACTTTTTCGTATTTGATTTAGAAAATATGATAAAATAAGTTGatcagattaaaaaaaaaaattctaaccaGACATGTCCAATCTAAATACAATTATTGTTGAAATTTGTGGCGGTGACCATATTTGGACCATGCTTGTATGCGTGTCCATATTTTCCTCCCAAACATACTATGGTCATCTTTTGTGATAGAAAAAGCGTGCATGCTTACAATCACAACTACtccatatatttatctatttattgtaTTGTAAAAGTTAGTTCAATTAAATTCATTTTCTAATTCTTACCGTTTTGTAATCTTTCTGTCCGAATCAATAGAAAATTAGTTTCTCTCGAACTTCCGATTGTTCTTTATTCTCTATAATTTTAACAAGTATATAAGTATTACACAATCCAAATATCTTTAACATAAAAATGGGCCTCTTTCAAGTTAAGGAAATATGTTTTTTTTTAGGATCTAGGAAATATGTTATTACAAGCTTAAATTAGTGTTCTTCTTGTTTCCAAGTTAAGTGAAATATGAGGGTAAATTTATTATTAACCACCCAGGAAATTAATATCAAACGTTTTAGGATAATGTTTTTATTCTATCCACTACAAAAATCACAACGCCATCCTTAAGTATGCAAGTGTAATTTAATTAGGACATGCGTAAGATTAATAGTTTCAATAGTAATACATGGAAATATGTAAGATTTGAAATTTtagttgatattttttttttaattttaaaaaaacaaaataatACGCTAACAATTTATCTTAAGGATGGATGGATGGGCTTTAAGACAAAGATCTCATGTTGTCACGTGACTGTTGTTTCATGATGTTTTAAACTATAGCTGAATAAATTATAGTAGCCCAAAAAACATATGGGCTTCAATTATTAGATTACAAAGTCAGCTTAATTGGGCCGAGTCAACGTTTTGTTCACACTCGGCCTCTAATACAAATCATCATGGAATTGGATttggtatatgtatatattaatacccaccttttaatttatttttcatttCGATTTATGTTTTTacgattttatttatttatttattatttaataacaACATGCTGTTGATTGAAACTACAGAAGAAGTGAGAAAGCTGTGAAATTCATGTATTCTTATTAATGGTTATGTTGAAACTCAAATACTCATAACTTCCATCGTAATTCTTTCGATCCATTTCAAGTGTCTCATAATGAAAATTATGAATTTTAAGAAAATAATTAATGATAGAAAAAAATTATTTATCTGTCCATGATTTATTATTCAAAAATcataaatatttattaaaaataaaataataattgaaataaatataaaaataaaattggaAAAATAAGCTCAAAAATACATGAATTTCATAAATAAATACTTGATGTGGATCAAAACAATTTTCACTACAAGACGCATAAAATAAACCGGAGGAAATAATTTGGCGAAGAATTCAATGCTCTCTTTTACAATTTGTGCTTGTCCATTTCGCAAGTCTAAAAACTTAGCAAGCGCTCATAAAAGAAAAAAAAGATTGATAATGACATGGCAGGATAGGATTGATTCATATCAAATTTGGATTTCCAACTTTAAGTCATCAACACAATTGTACGTAAAAAATAATAACCGTTGGAAATTATATACTCTATGATGTTTTaggcttttttattttattttattgcataaTATTTTATGTTTTGTATTTTTGGAcaatttttttttaccatttttACCCGCATTACAAACCAACACATTATTTACACTCAAATTCACCACCACCATCGTTGTCTGGCATTTGACTGATTGTTGACCGCATTGACCTTGAGTTGATTGTCATTGACCAATCGTTGACCACCGTCAGCCACCACCAATCCTGCCAATACCATTCCaatattttcaagttttataaaaaaaaaaatctaattatTTTGTAGCCATTCATGTAAACAaggataatatttttttatttatgctTCAGAAATTAAGAAAAAGAATAATATTTCTTAATTTTGAATATCTTTTGTCAAAACATCATATATACGGAAGGATTATATTATATGCGTATACGGGAAGAGTAATGAGTTGGTGTCCAACTCAATTAAGATGACATAATCTGAAAAGAAACAAAAATTAGGATATTTCCTACTTCAGTAGTCAATACCAATTGAAAGATAAAAGGATGATAAGTTCACCAAAcacattaatttttttttcttatatATGTGAATTACCCTATAttcaaaccttttttttttttttttgaaattctaTATTCAGACTTTTATTAATGGATGAATGGTAATAAGTTAGTATATAATCTCTTTGATATCATTTTTCAATTACATTTTAGATATTTTTTACCATTTTTAGAATAAAACAACttcttttattaattttttaaatctGTGTGCTACTATGTTGTAGTATTTATTTAGGCTATAAATTAGAGAGTTGCAGCTGGGAACTTcacatctctctctccctctctctctctgtaATCTCTTCAGGAAAAAAAATTAATCTAGAGAATGGCTACACTTGTTGCTCCTCAGGAATTTTCACCAGTTGAAGATGCTGAACTTCTCCACAAAGCTGTTAAAGGTCTGATTTTTTTTCAATCTTAATTTCTTTTTAACATCGAATTTATTTATCGCGCATTGAAATTAAAAGTTAGAGGATCCGAATTCTTTTATATTATCTAGGATTTTCTTGAAAAATTGAAAAAAATCTGATTATAAATCTTTTTTGGCCTGGGTTCGAAATTTGGGCAGGATGGGGAACTGATGAGAAGGCTATAATCAGAATCCTTGCTCACCGGAATGCTGGTCAGAGACAGCAGATCAGGGCTGCTTATCACCAACTTCACAACGAAGATCTTCTCAAACGCCTCGAATCTGAACTTTCCGGGGACTTTGAGGTTTTTTTATCCACATTTAATTTCCTAGAAATTTTTTCGTGATACTTAATTTTTATGTTCTAAAAAATGAATTTTAATTACAAACAGAAAGCTGTGTATCGATGGGTTCTAGATCCTTACGACAGAGACGCCGTCCTAGCATATGTAGCCGTTAGGAAATCAAATCCTACAGATTACCATGTTCTTGTCGAGATTGCTTGTATTCTGAATTCCGAGGAGCTTCTTGCCGTCAGGCGTGCCTATCAGCTCCGATACAAACATTCCTTGGAAGAGGACGTCGCCTCTCACACCTCTGGAGATCTCCGCAAGGtacatatatttaatttatataagtaTATGTTCTTAATTGTCCATTAGTGTTCTTAATTTGTCGCTCACAATAATTCATGCTAGAGTCATCGATTTTATCGAAAATTTTGTATCGTCAATTTTTTTATGTCTGAACTCGTGAGAAAAAAGAACAAGGTATTTTGTCCGTTACaatacaattaaaaattaaaattctcTCTCTATATACATAATTAAAGGAAAATATTAGAAATTCTTACGAGTTTAAGAGATCAATTATTAATTATCTTGTGGTCAATTTTTGCAGCTTTTGGTTGGGTTGTTGAGCGTATACAGGTATGATGGGAATGAGATCAATCCGAGGTTAGCCGAAAAGGAAGCCGGAATTCTTCATGAAGCTCTGAAAGACAAACAGATGAACCATGAAGAAGTTATCAGGATTGTCACCACTCGGAGCAAGACTCAACTCATGGCTATTTTCAATTGCTATAGAGATCACCATGGCACTTCTATCACTAaggtaattaattaaattctatatATGCATGACCAATTATTCAATTCCTCTTGCTTAAGATTAATTTATGGTcgaattttaattataaaaattactTTTTCAGAGTCTTGGGGGATCTCATGATGAATTTGCCAATGTGCTGCGCACAGCCATCCGATGCATCAATGATCACAAGAAATACTATGAGAAGGTTAGAAGTATAGACTTTCTTACAAGTTTAAAGACAATAGAAAAAACCATTTTTTCTTGAAGTTTTTTTTAAAATTGTCTTTTTTCTTCATGAATGAATAAGTACAAAATTTCGATATTTCCTAAGTATAATATGTAAGGCCCCTATATTTTGAAAGTTGAAACACACAATGCATGGCTCACCAAGAGCGTTATTTTGGCGTCTTCCACCTGTTATATGCCGGTTAGAACAATTCTTTTGAACCTATTTCAGATCGAAATCAATTCATGTTAAACACAAATTGTTAGGAATTTGAATTTCGTTTGAAGTAATCAGTTAGACCGGCAATTGGGTTTGTTGATCAGTTCGATTCCACCGGTTCAACTTCTTTGAATGATAGTTGCTATTCCAACATCTATAGAGTCCACCCCAACATTAATGttccatatatatagatatattctaTGTAACATTATTTAAATATCATTGATAATACAAATTTGTTACTAATTAGGATTATTTGTTGTTGTTAAGATGTTGCGCAACGCGATTAAAAGGGTTGGAACGGATGAAGATGCTCTGACAAGGGTAATCGTGTCTCGGGCTGAGAAGGACTTGAGGGAGATCAAAGAAGTTTATTACAAGAGGAACAGTGTCACTCTTGATCAAGCTGTTTCCATGGACACTTCTGGGGATTACAAAGCTTTCCTCCTTGCCTTGCTCGGAAAGGAAGATTAAGTTAATCTTTTTTCTATATCAGATAATCATGATGCTGCTGGTTCAATTAATGTTGTCGAACATATCCTATCCTATCccatttgctcttttttttttcttttgatggATCCTATCTTATTTGCTTGAGTTGTTTACCTTTAATATTATTAATGGAGCTAGCTTTCCCTTAAATTTTCGTACTTAatctaacagtaaaaagtttgagcaTGTCTTGGTGTCATATTTCGAAATTTTGTATCTTACTtagaaaaagggaatcaaataataTTAGTGAACCATTTTTTGGCATGAAAGAAAATTTCGAAACTGCACCGTCTCATGTGTAAAAGTTTATAAGTTGGACAAGCAGCAATTGAAGTGGGTCGATGTAAGAAGCTTGGGAAGTTGGGAGACAAGGAACTTTCTTGTGTGACATGATGGTAACTTCTCGGTTTCTTCTCCGGAATTTACTAGATGCGAGAGAGGAGTCATCTACTTCCTTGACCAGAGAGGTATTCGTTATATCTTAACAAGCGTACAATTAAACAAGCTTACAACTCGGAATTGTCTTAAACAAGCCTACAACTAGGAATTGTATTAAACAAGCCTACAACTAGGAATTGTCTTAAACAAGCCTACAACTAGGAATTGTCTTAAACAAGCCTACAACTCAGAATTATCTTAAACAATCCTACAACTCGGAATTTACTTAAACAAGCCTACAACTCGGAATAGTATTAAACAAGCCTACAACTCGGAAATATCTTAACAAGCGTACAACTCAGAATTGTATTAAACAACCCTACACCTCGGAATTGTATTAAACAAGCCTACAATTCGGAATTGTCTTAAACAAGCCTACAACTCGGAATTATCTTAAACAATCCTACAACTCGGGATTTACTTAAACAAGCCTACAACTCGGAATATTATTAAACAAACTTACAACTCAGAATATTATCGCTACAAAAGTGATTCCTTGCTGGATTAACACAAGTTCAAGGCCAAATTCTAGAGACCCCAAAGGTATTtattaggattttttttttttgtgtccaCAGTAAGTCTGAGTGAATTTGTTTAATTTAGCTATTCTTACTATTCACAGTTGAACGTTGGAAAGAGTCTGGATTGCATCCCAAGTAATAGGCAGTGTGACTTCAAGCAGAAGGTACTTGTTTAAACTCAAGCGGAttgatactttatatatatatatatatatatatatattgatgttcgATATTATATATATAGCCAATTGCCTTTAAGAAAAATATTCATTTCAGGACCTTGGAAGAAACAATGTTTGAGTGATCATGGCATTGTTTCTCAATGCATCTTCCCCGGGAAGATGAATCCCCAGTATTGATAAAATGTTATTTCCTAGAAACCATGTTTGGCAAACAGAAGATGCCTCTATGGATATTTAACTTAGAAACTGGTAGATGCAAGAGAATCTTCGATCACAAGTTATTCTAATGAGGTTTACAATAGTAGTAAGTTATACTTTTAGGACTATATTGAAACAATAAAATATAATAGGGATCTAAAAGTATATTCATATTCCCTTCTAGTTTTTTACTCTACAATGACAATCCCTAATTAAAGACTCCGTCACTCTCGTTCTGCAACTCGAGGAAGTTGCATTTGCATAGTTGAGCAAAAATGGCGTTTTTCTCAGTGAAAAACTTGCTCAGCCTTATTCAAAAGCGGTTTCTTTCAACGACGAATGGTCTTCATCATCTCCATTGCAAATATCATCGCCATTTACAGCTGAATACTTCATAAGCTCATGTGGACTCTCGTCAAAATCAGCTCTTTCACTATCCCAAAAGTTCAATCTGGACGAAAACAAGCTTCGGAATGCTCTATTAGTCGTCGAATTCTTGAAATCGAAATGCATATCAGTatttctaaataaaataactttGCCATCAGACATTTAATTTAATACTACCTCTGTTCCAAATTAGATGTaaaaatttaatttatataaaaatttgCATCTAATTTGAGACGGAAGTAGTATAATAGAAGGTACTTAGGTAATCAATTACCTTCAAAAAAAATTGTCTTTATTTCTCAAATggataattatttgtaaataaaataatacagtATTTCTTCAAGCTTTTTTGAGCAATCTTCACCAGCTTCTCCTACTAGCAATCTTTGATTCAACCTTTTTTCACAATGTAATTCATCTCCCTCCATCCAGCTTTGTCCACATAAATATACGCCTTCCTGTTATCAAAGTTGGAATTGTGGCGTTAGCAATTCAAAGGATCCTGTCAACTTAATTAGTACAGTATAAATCGACGAGCCACAAGTTCTTTGCATTCAGCAAACGTATTCCAAAAGATAATCAGACCACCACATCTCGCAGGTAAAGAAACCTATTATTACACACTATGTTATGAGGACACTTTCTTATGAAGAAGTTCAGATTAAGGAATTGCACGAAAAAACGAAATCCTTAAATACTTTGATAATCGAAGTAAAGTAGCACATTTCTCATTCTCATAAATAAACACGTCGACAAATAATAAACTTAAATACCTGAAGTCAGCAGAGAGCTACTGATATGGTTCCTTTTGACTTCCTTCCTACCTACAGCCACAATTCCATACTTGATCAATTCTACTGCACCTAGAAAAATTATGCAACCGTGCAACACAAAATACACCAAATGCTTACCTTGCGTAAGATAACCTTTCTCCGTTGATTTTTAAGTGTGGGATGTCACGTAGGTCATACTAGTCTGTAGACCTACTATCTAATTTTTTTTCAACAAAGGGCAACCATAGATATTCAAAGAAGATAAACAGGAGGGCAGGCCATTTTTCGGCAGAGACTCAACCTCATCACACGAGTCAATCGTCAGACTTTTAAGACACATGATATGGAGAAGTCCAACAGGATCCAAAGATTTCAAATTATCGAGTTTGCGAATACTAAGAGACTCTAAATTACAGGGAAGTAGACCCTCATCGGGCAATGATGTCATATCACCGCATCCACCTGCAAGCTTGAATGAATGCAAACGCTTAAGCCTATGCATTCCCCACTCCTTGTCTGGCGTGAGTTGCTCGCAATACCAAATGCTGAGAGAACCTAGATTGGGAGGCAAACCTCCTGAAGGTAATGAAGGGAGGTTAGGACAATCATATAAGAACAACGACTCTAGGGTGAGAAACGTGTGCATGAGTTCTGGAAGCTGGTTCAGAACTTTGCATCTTCAGATATCAATTGCCACAATGTTCACGAATCCTCCTCCTGTGAGAACCGACTGTAACTTTGGGCATTCAATAACTTCCAAGCACTTGAGTGACAATACTTTTTCACGAAGACTCTCTCGAGGAGCTGAAATTGATCTCAAGTTTGGACAGCGCAATAAAAAGAGCATTTTAAGCATTGGGAACATCGCTAAGGGGAATGACTCGAGCGACTCGCAGCTACCATCAAGGTTCAAAATTGTAAGGTTCATGAACGGAGTAATACCAAGAGATGAAGTCAACTCCAACTCCCTGCAACTGTGGAGGTAAAGCATTGTCAATCCACTCATCACACACCCTTGAGGAAAAGAATCGAAATTGCAAGCTGAGATATGCAAATCTTGAAGGCCAGGGTTATTGCAGAATACTTCGGCAGGGAGAGTACCAGGGTATTGCAATCTCGAATTCGGAGTCTACGCAAACCAGGTGGCAACTTGATCAACTGTGACATAAGTGAAACTCTCAGGTTTTTATGAACTGCTGGCAAACGATCATCATCTACTGCTTCCAATTCTGCACATTCAAGTATCTGTTGCGAGCAATCATCTTCTGCTAGAGG is part of the Rutidosis leptorrhynchoides isolate AG116_Rl617_1_P2 unplaced genomic scaffold, CSIRO_AGI_Rlap_v1 contig39, whole genome shotgun sequence genome and harbors:
- the LOC139883391 gene encoding annexin-like protein RJ4; the protein is MATLVAPQEFSPVEDAELLHKAVKGWGTDEKAIIRILAHRNAGQRQQIRAAYHQLHNEDLLKRLESELSGDFEKAVYRWVLDPYDRDAVLAYVAVRKSNPTDYHVLVEIACILNSEELLAVRRAYQLRYKHSLEEDVASHTSGDLRKLLVGLLSVYRYDGNEINPRLAEKEAGILHEALKDKQMNHEEVIRIVTTRSKTQLMAIFNCYRDHHGTSITKSLGGSHDEFANVLRTAIRCINDHKKYYEKMLRNAIKRVGTDEDALTRVIVSRAEKDLREIKEVYYKRNSVTLDQAVSMDTSGDYKAFLLALLGKED